In Candidatus Cloacimonadota bacterium, a genomic segment contains:
- a CDS encoding response regulator, which yields MKKILIVEDEQIIAQDIKMLLDMEGYEVISVHDRGEEALKQIKQERPDLVLVDIDLPGRMNGIELSKEIGLKMGIPVIFVTAFSEAKTVKKAMETKPAAYIMKPIFDEDLLIEIRKALK from the coding sequence ATGAAGAAAATCTTAATTGTGGAAGATGAGCAAATCATTGCTCAAGACATAAAAATGCTGCTTGATATGGAAGGGTATGAAGTCATTTCAGTTCACGACAGGGGAGAGGAAGCTCTTAAACAAATAAAACAGGAAAGGCCTGACCTGGTTTTGGTAGATATCGATCTGCCTGGAAGAATGAATGGAATAGAACTTTCAAAGGAAATCGGACTTAAAATGGGTATTCCTGTGATCTTTGTTACAGCCTTTTCGGAAGCAAAAACAGTGAAAAAAGCGATGGAAACTAAACCTGCAGCATATATCATGAAACCCATTTTTGATGAAGACCTTCTAATCGAGATCAGGAAAGCATTAAAATAA